A region from the Corynebacterium halotolerans YIM 70093 = DSM 44683 genome encodes:
- a CDS encoding cytochrome P450 yields the protein MQETPQWIAEVSMEELERNPYPFYKRLRNEAPLAFVPVLGAYVASTRRMCEEIAHHPMFGGVITKAGGRTFGHPAVIGVNGDIHEDLRSMVDPALQPSEVDRWVEDMVRPIAQRYVTEIEMNGSADLMAEYCEKVSVRAVGNLLGLASVDESTLRDWFHRLSRSFTNAALNENGEFANPRGFDDGDAAKAEIRAVVDPLIDQWIEHPDDSAMSHWLHDGMPEGQTRDREYLYPTLFVFLLGALQEPGHAMGSTLAGLFSRPEQLEAVIDEPALLPRAIAEGMRWTSPIWSATARICEEDIEIDGVLIPANTPVMMSYGSANHDTNAYNAPSEYDLRRPPLPHLAFGAGNHACAGIYFANHVCRIGLEELLDTFPNLELKPDYEIDFWGWGFRGPTELPVVWEV from the coding sequence ATGCAAGAAACTCCCCAGTGGATCGCCGAGGTCTCCATGGAGGAACTGGAACGCAATCCCTATCCGTTCTACAAGCGTCTGCGGAACGAGGCCCCCCTGGCCTTCGTGCCCGTGCTCGGGGCCTACGTTGCCTCGACTCGCCGCATGTGCGAGGAGATCGCCCACCACCCCATGTTCGGCGGCGTCATCACCAAGGCCGGCGGACGTACCTTCGGGCACCCCGCCGTCATTGGCGTTAACGGGGACATCCACGAAGACCTCCGCTCGATGGTCGACCCGGCCCTGCAGCCATCCGAGGTCGACCGGTGGGTTGAGGACATGGTGCGCCCCATCGCGCAGCGGTATGTGACAGAGATCGAGATGAACGGCTCTGCCGATTTGATGGCCGAGTACTGCGAGAAGGTTTCGGTTCGCGCCGTGGGCAACCTACTGGGACTGGCGTCCGTTGACGAGTCCACCCTGCGGGACTGGTTCCACCGGCTCAGCCGTTCCTTCACCAACGCCGCCCTCAACGAAAATGGTGAGTTCGCCAATCCTCGCGGGTTCGACGACGGCGATGCCGCCAAAGCGGAGATTCGCGCCGTAGTCGACCCGTTGATTGATCAGTGGATCGAGCACCCCGACGACTCGGCGATGTCGCACTGGCTCCACGACGGCATGCCGGAAGGCCAGACGCGCGACCGCGAGTACCTGTACCCGACGCTTTTCGTGTTCCTGCTCGGCGCCCTCCAGGAGCCCGGCCACGCCATGGGCTCTACGCTAGCCGGACTCTTCTCCCGGCCCGAGCAGCTCGAAGCCGTCATCGACGAGCCGGCTCTCCTGCCCCGGGCCATCGCTGAGGGGATGCGCTGGACTTCACCGATCTGGTCCGCCACAGCGCGGATATGCGAAGAGGACATCGAGATCGATGGCGTCCTCATCCCCGCCAATACCCCGGTAATGATGTCCTACGGCTCCGCCAACCACGACACGAACGCCTACAACGCCCCGTCGGAGTACGACCTGCGCCGCCCGCCCCTGCCCCACCTGGCCTTCGGTGCCGGCAACCACGCCTGCGCCGGTATCTACTTCGCAAACCATGTCTGCCGCATCGGGCTTGAGGAGTTGCTGGACACGTTTCCGAACCTTGAGCTGAAGCCAGATTATGAGATCGATTTCTGGGGCTGGGGCTTCCGCGGCCCCACCGAACTGCCCGTCGTGTGGGAGGTCTAA